A genomic window from Fusobacterium perfoetens includes:
- the pepV gene encoding dipeptidase PepV translates to MVNIQEEVLKYKKDLISSLQESLRIKSVEEEPCEGMPFGEGPAKALQHFLKVGESLGFKAENFDNYVGQITFGEGEESLGILGHVDVVPEGTGWDFGAYSGEIANNKLYGRGVLDDKGPMMICLYAMKCLKDLGIPLKKQIRMIIGANEESGWGCMTHYFDTLKKPHPTLSFTPDGSFPVIFAEKGMCRGVLKVKAGDNFSIKAGKVFNAVPEKTYLTLPLEYKDIVVEALKDYNFENDYKIECSEKDGKLELLSLGKAAHAAHPDLGYNSLSALLGFVNALDIKVAGLSEMAKYFGEEVKLEFNGKSCGLYYKDEESGEITINYGMAYVEDGDLYVSVDIRYPVTMDGEKLEKDLSNLVAKYGLEFKQNGKNSVPLYIDKESFLVKELTNIYQEITKDPNPEPIAIGGGTYAKAVKNCVAFGCLLKTMEDTMHQKNEAMDLDDMETLLKIYIEAIYRLAK, encoded by the coding sequence ATGGTAAATATTCAAGAAGAAGTATTGAAATATAAAAAGGATTTAATATCATCACTTCAAGAATCTCTAAGAATAAAAAGTGTTGAAGAAGAACCTTGTGAAGGAATGCCTTTTGGAGAAGGACCTGCTAAAGCTTTACAACATTTTTTAAAAGTTGGAGAAAGTTTAGGATTTAAAGCTGAAAATTTTGATAACTATGTTGGTCAAATAACTTTTGGAGAAGGAGAAGAATCTCTTGGAATTTTAGGTCACGTAGACGTTGTACCTGAAGGAACTGGTTGGGATTTCGGAGCTTACTCTGGAGAGATTGCTAACAATAAATTATATGGTAGAGGAGTATTAGACGACAAAGGACCTATGATGATATGTCTTTATGCTATGAAATGTCTAAAAGATTTAGGTATTCCTCTTAAAAAACAAATAAGAATGATAATCGGAGCTAACGAAGAAAGTGGTTGGGGTTGTATGACACACTATTTTGATACTCTTAAAAAACCACACCCAACTTTATCATTTACTCCTGATGGAAGTTTCCCTGTAATATTTGCAGAAAAAGGAATGTGCAGAGGGGTATTAAAAGTAAAAGCTGGAGATAATTTCTCTATAAAAGCTGGAAAAGTATTTAATGCTGTACCTGAAAAAACTTATTTAACTTTACCTTTAGAATATAAAGATATAGTTGTTGAGGCATTAAAAGATTATAACTTTGAAAATGATTATAAAATAGAATGTAGTGAAAAAGATGGGAAATTAGAACTTTTATCTCTTGGTAAAGCTGCCCACGCTGCTCACCCAGATTTAGGATATAACTCACTATCAGCTCTTTTAGGTTTTGTAAATGCTCTTGATATAAAAGTGGCTGGTCTATCTGAAATGGCTAAATATTTCGGTGAAGAAGTAAAACTTGAATTTAATGGAAAATCTTGTGGACTTTACTACAAAGATGAAGAATCTGGAGAAATCACTATAAACTATGGTATGGCTTATGTTGAAGATGGAGATTTATATGTTTCTGTAGATATAAGATACCCTGTTACTATGGACGGAGAAAAATTAGAAAAAGATTTATCTAATCTTGTTGCTAAATATGGACTTGAATTTAAACAAAATGGTAAAAACTCTGTGCCATTATACATTGACAAAGAAAGTTTCTTAGTAAAAGAACTTACAAATATTTATCAAGAAATAACTAAAGACCCTAATCCTGAGCCTATTGCTATCGGTGGTGGAACTTATGCAAAAGCTGTTAAAAACTGTGTAGCTTTTGGTTGTCTTTTAAAAACTATGGAAGACACTATGCACCAAAAAAATGAGGCAATGGACTTAGATGATATGGAAACTTTATTAAAAATCTATATAGAGGCAATCTACAGATTGGCAAAATAA